A single region of the Ziziphus jujuba cultivar Dongzao chromosome 10, ASM3175591v1 genome encodes:
- the LOC107411088 gene encoding glucan endo-1,3-beta-glucosidase isoform X2, producing MEENHSKRPAPPPKLHGVIVFLFAFLLLHPSMASAAISIGVNYGTVADNLPPPPQVATFLKTKTTIDRVKIFDANPDILRAFAGTGIAVTVTVGNGDVPALAKLPAAQSWVADNILPFHPRTVINRIAVGNEIVATSDKSLIAHLLPAMKSLHSALKLANITSIQVSTPHSLGILAANSEPPSAGRFRRGYDKIIFAPMLEYHRQTKSPFMINPYPFFGFSPQTLNYALFRPNGGIFDNVTGLNYTNMFDAQMDAVFSAMKVLGYDDVDIVVAETGWPSVGDQNQPDVNVENALSYNGNLVKHVNSGKGTPLMPNRTFETYIFSLFNENLKPSISERNYGLFKPDLTPVYDVGILRNDQALGPTSSTAHPPTSSGDPSRKWCVPRSDASDEALQENLDYVCSRGVDCNPIRDGGACFEPNTVRSHASYAMNAYYQAFGTQDVNCDFNHTGLITSNDPSYEACTYPFKGVKMEKSAGGSVKSSWANIFVVLACYMIAMLLGYF from the exons ATGGAAGAAAATCACTCTAAACGACCCGCACCACCACCCAAGCTTCACGGCGTTATCGTCTTCCTCTTTGCTTTCCTCCTCCTCCACCCTTCCATGGCTTCCGCCGCCATTTCCATCGGCGTCAACTACGGAACCGTCGCCGACAACCTCCCGCCGCCGCCTCAAGTAGCCACCTTCCTCAAGACCAAGACCACCATCGACCGCGTCAAGATCTTCGACGCCAATCCCGATATCCTCCGTGCCTTCGCAGGCACCGGCATTGCCGTAACTGTTACGGTGGGAAACGGCGACGTTCCGGCGCTTGCCAAGCTTCCCGCAGCACAGTCATGGGTCGCCGACAATATCTTGCCGTTTCACCCTCGTACCGTAATTAACCGTATCGCCGTGGGCAATGAAATCGTCGCCACCTCCGATAAGAGCCTGATCGCGCATCTATTGCCGGCGATGAAGAGCTTGCACTCGGCTTTGAAGCTTGCTAATATTACTAGTATTCAGGTCTCCACGCCTCACTCTCTGGGCATACTTGCTGCGAACTCGGAGCCACCGAGTGCGGGGAGGTTCCGGCGAGGCTACGATAAAATCATATTTGCTCCGATGCTCGAGTATCATAGACAGACCAAATCGCCCTTCATGATTAACCCCTACCCTTTCTTCGGGTTCTCACCGCAAACGTTAAACTACGCGCTCTTCAGGCCAAACGGCGGCATTTTCGACAACGTCACTGGGTTAAACTACACGAACATGTTTGACGCTCAGATGGACGCTGTTTTCTCGGCTATGAAGGTTCTGGGATACGACGACGTGGACATTGTCGTTGCTGAGACCGGTTGGCCCTCGGTTGGAGACCAGAATCAACCGGATGTGAATGTTGAAAACGCACTGTCGTACAATGGGAACCTCGTGAAGCACGTCAATTCCGGAAAGGGAACGCCTTTGATGCCCAACAGGACTTTCGAAACATACATATTCTCTCTGTTCAATGAGAACCTGAAACCGTCTATTTCGGAGCGCAATTACGGGTTGTTCAAACCGGATCTCACTCCGGTTTACGATGTGGGCATTTTGCGGAATGACCAG GCGTTGGGTCCCACTTCAAGTACGGCTCACCCACCAACATCGTCGGGTGATCCGAGTAGGAAATGGTGCGTGCCGAGATCGGACGCCAGTGATGAAGCACTGCAGGAGAACTTAGACTACGTGTGCAGCAGAGGAGTGGATTGCAACCCGATTCGAGATGGAGGGGCTTGCTTTGAACCCAATACGGTACGATCGCACGCATCGTACGCAATGAATGCGTATTATCAGGCATTTGGTACGCAGGATGTTAACTGTGACTTCAACCACACTGGATTAATCACTTCCAATGACCCCA GTTACGAAGCGTGCACGTATCCTTTCAAAGGGGTAAAGATGGAAAAGTCTGCTGGAGGGTCGGTGAAATCCAGTTGGGCAAACATATTTGTCGTACTGGCTTGCTATATGATAGCAATGCTCCTTGGTTatttctaa
- the LOC107410993 gene encoding methyl-CpG-binding domain-containing protein 5, giving the protein METPKAFTPRHHKLSETLPEHRGSSNGVRPCSAAENSNFSEPMKKGPENTEFQAGRGKRKVSEQEFNWLPSGWIVEDRVRSSGATAGTVDKYYFHPVSGRRFRSKKEVLYFLETGTPRKKKQTENSDAETKGSGGHKQKSSAAAKSSTLNFDFSNVPEKVNWVLSDSPEGSWTPYIGDDMVAESGKQEWEAAFKFLTSRNSGRNY; this is encoded by the exons ATGGAAACTCCCAAGGCTTTTACACCTCGCCACCACAAGCTCAGTGAAACGCTTCCTGAGCATCGTGGATCGTCCAACGGCGTACGGCCTTGCTCAGCCGCCGAGAATTCCAATTTCTCCGAGCCGATGAAGAAGGGTCCCGAAAATACGGAGTTCCAGGCTGGACGTGGAAAGAGAAAAGTTTCGGAGCAGGAATTCAATTGGTTGCCTTCTGGTTGGATTGTTGAAGATAGAGTCCGGAGCTCCGGTGCGACTGCTGGAACTGTAGATAAG TACTATTTTCATCCAGTTTCAGGCCGCCGATTTCGGTCGAAGAAAGAAGTTCTCTATTTTCTGGAAACTGGAACACCTAGAAAGAAGAAACAAACAGAGAATTCTGATGCTGAAACAAAG GGATCTGGTGGGCATAAACAGAAGTCTAGCGCAGCAGCAAAGAGTTCTACGTTGAACTTCGATTTTTCCAATGTGCCTGAGAAGGTTAATTGGGTGCTGTCAGATTCTCCTGAAGGGTCGTGGACACCTTATATTGGTGATGATATGGTGGCTGAGTCTGGTAAGCAAGAATGGGAAGCCGCATTCAAATTCCTCACCTCCAGAAATAGTGGCCGGAATTACTGA
- the LOC107411088 gene encoding glucan endo-1,3-beta-glucosidase isoform X1 has translation MEENHSKRPAPPPKLHGVIVFLFAFLLLHPSMASAAISIGVNYGTVADNLPPPPQVATFLKTKTTIDRVKIFDANPDILRAFAGTGIAVTVTVGNGDVPALAKLPAAQSWVADNILPFHPRTVINRIAVGNEIVATSDKSLIAHLLPAMKSLHSALKLANITSIQVSTPHSLGILAANSEPPSAGRFRRGYDKIIFAPMLEYHRQTKSPFMINPYPFFGFSPQTLNYALFRPNGGIFDNVTGLNYTNMFDAQMDAVFSAMKVLGYDDVDIVVAETGWPSVGDQNQPDVNVENALSYNGNLVKHVNSGKGTPLMPNRTFETYIFSLFNENLKPSISERNYGLFKPDLTPVYDVGILRNDQALGPTSSTAHPPTSSGDPSRKWCVPRSDASDEALQENLDYVCSRGVDCNPIRDGGACFEPNTVRSHASYAMNAYYQAFGTQDVNCDFNHTGLITSNDPRWAGYEACTYPFKGVKMEKSAGGSVKSSWANIFVVLACYMIAMLLGYF, from the exons ATGGAAGAAAATCACTCTAAACGACCCGCACCACCACCCAAGCTTCACGGCGTTATCGTCTTCCTCTTTGCTTTCCTCCTCCTCCACCCTTCCATGGCTTCCGCCGCCATTTCCATCGGCGTCAACTACGGAACCGTCGCCGACAACCTCCCGCCGCCGCCTCAAGTAGCCACCTTCCTCAAGACCAAGACCACCATCGACCGCGTCAAGATCTTCGACGCCAATCCCGATATCCTCCGTGCCTTCGCAGGCACCGGCATTGCCGTAACTGTTACGGTGGGAAACGGCGACGTTCCGGCGCTTGCCAAGCTTCCCGCAGCACAGTCATGGGTCGCCGACAATATCTTGCCGTTTCACCCTCGTACCGTAATTAACCGTATCGCCGTGGGCAATGAAATCGTCGCCACCTCCGATAAGAGCCTGATCGCGCATCTATTGCCGGCGATGAAGAGCTTGCACTCGGCTTTGAAGCTTGCTAATATTACTAGTATTCAGGTCTCCACGCCTCACTCTCTGGGCATACTTGCTGCGAACTCGGAGCCACCGAGTGCGGGGAGGTTCCGGCGAGGCTACGATAAAATCATATTTGCTCCGATGCTCGAGTATCATAGACAGACCAAATCGCCCTTCATGATTAACCCCTACCCTTTCTTCGGGTTCTCACCGCAAACGTTAAACTACGCGCTCTTCAGGCCAAACGGCGGCATTTTCGACAACGTCACTGGGTTAAACTACACGAACATGTTTGACGCTCAGATGGACGCTGTTTTCTCGGCTATGAAGGTTCTGGGATACGACGACGTGGACATTGTCGTTGCTGAGACCGGTTGGCCCTCGGTTGGAGACCAGAATCAACCGGATGTGAATGTTGAAAACGCACTGTCGTACAATGGGAACCTCGTGAAGCACGTCAATTCCGGAAAGGGAACGCCTTTGATGCCCAACAGGACTTTCGAAACATACATATTCTCTCTGTTCAATGAGAACCTGAAACCGTCTATTTCGGAGCGCAATTACGGGTTGTTCAAACCGGATCTCACTCCGGTTTACGATGTGGGCATTTTGCGGAATGACCAG GCGTTGGGTCCCACTTCAAGTACGGCTCACCCACCAACATCGTCGGGTGATCCGAGTAGGAAATGGTGCGTGCCGAGATCGGACGCCAGTGATGAAGCACTGCAGGAGAACTTAGACTACGTGTGCAGCAGAGGAGTGGATTGCAACCCGATTCGAGATGGAGGGGCTTGCTTTGAACCCAATACGGTACGATCGCACGCATCGTACGCAATGAATGCGTATTATCAGGCATTTGGTACGCAGGATGTTAACTGTGACTTCAACCACACTGGATTAATCACTTCCAATGACCCCA GGTGGGCAGGTTACGAAGCGTGCACGTATCCTTTCAAAGGGGTAAAGATGGAAAAGTCTGCTGGAGGGTCGGTGAAATCCAGTTGGGCAAACATATTTGTCGTACTGGCTTGCTATATGATAGCAATGCTCCTTGGTTatttctaa
- the LOC112490624 gene encoding MDIS1-interacting receptor like kinase 2-like, protein MGDICALTEILHRNIVKDEAHVSDFGIARFLKKESSNWTSFAGTFGYATSKLAYTMEVNEKCNVYGFGIMTMEILMGKHPGDLVSLISSNWLSSPFSPLDKVSLVDILN, encoded by the exons ATGGGTGATATTTGTGCATTAACAGAAATACTACATCGTAACATTGTGAAG GATGAAGCTCATGTTTCTGATTTCGGGATAGCAAGGTTTCTTAAAAAAGAGTCATCCAACTGGACTTCATTTGCCGGAACTTTTGGATATGCTACTTCAA AACTTGCTTATACCATGGAAGTGAATGAAAAATGCAATGTTTATGGCTTCGGAATAATGACAATGGAAATACTTATGGGGAAGCATCCTGGAGATCTTGTCTCCTTAATATCATCAAATTGGTTGTCATCACCATTCTCACCACTTGATAAAGTGTCTCTGGTGGATATTTTGAACTAA
- the LOC132799119 gene encoding pentatricopeptide repeat-containing protein At4g11690, translating to MSQNHQALLLMQKMVKSPPSKALSLFNYTTLEGFQHTSQSICFILYHLLSSNMFSHAQVLIVKILSGRISSSFFTPSSLIHQLIQPRPCSNDIRVYIHETIVSAHLQCQLLEKAIFYFKQMMDQGLMPGSNTFNNLLGSLVKSNSFEKAWCVFNEFKDTTELDAYSFGIMIKGCCEASDLNKGFQVLVEYEKMGWPPNIVIHTTLIDGCCKNGNIEGAKKLFCKMESLGLVANQYSYTVLINGFFKKGLKKDGFELYEKMKLRGVSPNIYTYNCLINGYCTDGKISRAFDVFDEMREQGVACNVVTYNILVGGLCKEMRIGEAEKLMDQLYKTGISPNLVTYNMLIDGFCNAGNLDKALSLFDQLKSSGQSPSLVTYNILITGFSRAQDLAGVADVVREMEERGITPSKVTYTILISAFIQSDDMDRASQLYSSMEKAGLVPDVYTYGVLIHGLCSKGNMKEASKYFTLMSEKHLKPSDVTYNMMIYGYCKEGSSYRALRLIKEMSENGMIPNMASFCSTIGVLCKDGKWNEAEGLLKEMTGSGLRPPVSIYNLIFKAKISHQ from the coding sequence ATGTCACAAAATCATCAGGCTCTTCTTCTTATGCAAAAGATGGTGAAGAGCCCACCATCGAAAGCTCTTTCACTCTTCAACTATACTACACTTGAAGGCTTTCAACACACAAGTCAATCCATATGCTTTATTTTATACCACCTTCTTTCCTCAAATATGTTCTCGCATGCCCAGGTTCTCATTGTAAAAATACTATCTGGTCGAATCTCCTCCTCATTCTTCACTCCCTCATCTCTTATCCACCAATTAATTCAACCCCGTCCTTGTTCAAATGATATCCGTGTTTATATCCATGAAACAATTGTCAGTGCCCATCTTCAATGTCAATTGCTTGAAAAAGCCATTTTCTACTTCAAACAGATGATGGATCAAGGCCTCATGCCTGGATCAAACACTTTTAACAATCTATTGGGTTCTCTTGTTAAGTCTAATAGTTTTGAAAAGGCTTGGTgtgtttttaatgaatttaaggATACAACTGAATTAGATGCATATAGTTTTGGGATAATGATCAAAGGTTGTTGTGAAGCTAGCGATTTGAATAAAGGTTTCCAGGTTTTGGTTGAATATGAGAAAATGGGTTGGCCTCCAAACATTGTGATACACACTACTTTGATTGATGGGTGTTGTAAGAATGGCAATATCGAGGGGGCAAAGAagttgttttgtaaaatggagAGCCTTGGTTTGGTTGCTAATCAGTATAGTTATACTGTGTTGATCAATGGATTTTTCAAGAAAGGCCTTAAGAAAGATGGGTTTGAGCTCTATGAGAAGATGAAGCTTAGGGGGGTTTCTCCTAACATATACACTTATAATTGTCTAATTAATGGATATTGCACTGATGGAAAAATTAGTAGAGCTTTTGATGTATTTGATGAAATGAGAGAACAAGGTGTGGCATGTAATGTTGTAACATACAATATTTTAGTTGGTGGATTATGCAAGGAAATGAGGATTGGGGAAGCTGAGAAGTTGATGGATCAACTGTACAAGACTGGTATCAGCCCAAATTTAGTTACATATAACATGTTAATTGATGGGTTTTGTAATGCTGGGAACTTGGACAAGGCTTTGAGCTTATTTGATCAATTGAAGTCAAGTGGCCAATCTCCATCTTTAGTGACTTATAATATTCTAATCACAGGCTTTTCTAGAGCTCAAGATTTAGCTGGAGTTGCTGACGTAGTGAGAGAGATGGAAGAAAGAGGCATTACTCCTTCTAAAGTGACATATACAATTTTAATTAGTGCCTTTATTCAGTCAGATGATATGGACAGAGCGTCTCAGTTATACTCATCCATGGAGAAGGCTGGTTTGGTTCCTGATGTTTACACTTATGGTGTCTTGATACATGGGTTATGCAGTAAAGGTAATATGAAGGAAGCCTCAAAGTATTTTACATTGATGAGTGAGAAACATTTGAAGCCATCTGATGTTACATATAACATGATGATTTATGGTTACTGTAAGGAGGGTAGCTCTTACAGAGCCCTGAGATTGATCAAAGAAATGAGTGAGAATGGAATGATCCCGAACATGGCAAGCTTCTGCTCAACTATTGGAGTTCTCTGCAAGGATGGGAAATGGAATGAGGCTGAAGGTCTACTGAAAGAGATGACAGGGTCAGGTTTAAGACCACCCGTTTCCATCTACAATCTGATATTTAAAGCCAAGATTAGTCATCAATGA